One window of Chloroflexus aggregans DSM 9485 genomic DNA carries:
- the lon gene encoding endopeptidase La yields MTTTPTNEQSSSPSAGTILYERPVLPLLDSVLFPQMLAPLFVSDERAINAVEQAAAGDRIVLAVAARGPIEDFSIGINDLYTVGVEAIVQRVRRLPDGTLSIVLEGRQRMQIVSVVSEQPALRVLATPLETPPLDDDAALMVEALSRTILTTFEKIVRLSRNLPDDAYLSALNSAEPGELADVIAALLPISVEERQKILELVDIEQRLRHLEVLLAKELDLLELENRIHSQVQQEVDRSQREMFLREQLRAIQRELGQEDPSRREIALLRERAAAAGLPPYAMARFEEELARLDLISPMSPEHGMLRTYLDWLISLPWSNASPENRDLRAAAEVLERNHYGLRKVKDRILEYIAVRQLAGPARRAPILCFVGPPGVGKTSLGQSIAEALGRRFVRLSLGGVHDEAEIRGHRRTYIGALPGRILQRMKVAGTINPVFMLDEVDKLGSDFRGDPAAALLEVLDPEQNSTFSDHYLDLPYDLSQTLFITTANVADAIPEALLDRMELVELPGYTEDEKLYIARRFLIPRQMADSGLPPKTIRLSNETIHTIIRHYTYEAGVRNLEREIGAICRKIARRIAEGKHHPRRITPRALPKLLGPPRFEIGKIEPHDQVGVAIGMVYTSAGGDIMPVEVVLMDGKGNLILTGQLGEIMQESAQAALSFARANATRLGIEIRHFDKIDVHVHVPEGATPKDGPSAGITIAIALISALTGRKVRHDVAMTGEITLHGRILPIGGVKEKVLGAYRAGIRQIILPKRNEHDLVEIPPTLRRQLTIHLIERIEQAIDLVLGPPPPKEPRRAPRVIPRQAEDE; encoded by the coding sequence ATGACCACGACTCCGACAAACGAACAATCATCATCACCCTCTGCCGGCACTATCTTGTACGAGCGGCCGGTGTTGCCGCTCCTCGACAGTGTGCTCTTTCCGCAGATGCTGGCGCCGCTCTTTGTCAGTGACGAGCGCGCGATCAATGCGGTCGAGCAGGCTGCTGCCGGTGATCGGATTGTGCTCGCCGTAGCTGCTCGCGGCCCGATCGAAGACTTTTCAATCGGGATCAATGATCTCTATACGGTCGGCGTGGAAGCCATTGTGCAGCGGGTTCGACGTTTGCCCGACGGCACCCTCAGTATTGTGCTTGAGGGGCGTCAGCGGATGCAGATTGTAAGTGTCGTCAGTGAGCAACCGGCTCTGCGCGTGCTGGCTACACCGCTTGAAACGCCACCCCTCGACGACGATGCTGCGTTGATGGTTGAGGCACTCAGTCGCACGATCCTCACTACCTTCGAGAAGATTGTACGCCTGTCGCGCAATTTGCCCGACGACGCCTATCTGTCCGCGCTCAACAGCGCCGAACCGGGTGAGTTGGCCGATGTTATTGCAGCTCTGCTGCCCATCTCGGTGGAAGAGCGGCAAAAGATTCTCGAACTGGTTGATATTGAGCAACGGCTGCGCCATCTTGAAGTCTTGCTCGCCAAAGAACTTGACCTGCTCGAACTTGAAAACCGCATCCATAGCCAGGTACAGCAAGAGGTCGATCGCAGCCAGCGTGAAATGTTCCTGCGCGAGCAGTTGCGCGCCATTCAGCGTGAACTCGGCCAAGAAGACCCATCGCGCCGTGAGATTGCCCTCTTGCGCGAACGCGCCGCCGCCGCCGGATTACCACCTTACGCTATGGCCCGGTTTGAAGAAGAATTGGCGCGGCTCGATCTCATCTCGCCGATGTCACCCGAACACGGCATGCTGCGCACCTACCTCGATTGGCTGATTTCGCTACCCTGGAGCAACGCTAGCCCGGAAAATCGTGACCTGCGCGCAGCAGCGGAAGTACTCGAACGCAATCACTACGGCTTGCGCAAAGTCAAAGATCGCATCCTCGAATATATCGCCGTGCGCCAACTGGCCGGCCCGGCCCGCCGCGCCCCTATCCTCTGCTTCGTCGGCCCACCCGGTGTTGGCAAGACGAGTCTCGGCCAAAGCATCGCCGAGGCGCTTGGTCGCCGCTTTGTGCGCCTCAGCCTTGGTGGCGTTCACGACGAAGCCGAGATTCGCGGCCATCGCCGCACCTACATCGGTGCTCTGCCCGGACGCATTTTGCAGCGTATGAAGGTAGCCGGCACCATCAACCCGGTCTTCATGCTCGACGAGGTTGATAAGCTTGGTAGCGATTTTCGTGGCGATCCGGCAGCCGCGTTGCTCGAGGTGCTCGATCCCGAACAGAATAGCACCTTCAGCGATCACTATCTCGATCTACCTTACGACCTCAGCCAGACGTTGTTCATCACGACGGCCAATGTCGCTGATGCGATCCCTGAAGCGCTGCTCGACCGGATGGAGTTGGTGGAGCTACCCGGCTATACCGAAGATGAAAAGTTGTACATCGCCCGGCGCTTCCTTATTCCCCGTCAAATGGCCGACAGTGGCTTGCCGCCGAAAACGATCCGGCTAAGTAACGAGACGATCCATACGATCATTCGCCACTACACCTATGAAGCCGGGGTGCGCAACCTCGAGCGTGAAATCGGGGCTATTTGTCGCAAAATTGCCCGTCGGATCGCCGAAGGAAAACACCATCCGCGCCGGATTACCCCGCGTGCCCTTCCCAAACTGCTTGGGCCACCCCGCTTTGAGATCGGCAAGATCGAACCGCACGATCAGGTCGGTGTGGCCATTGGGATGGTCTACACCAGTGCCGGCGGCGATATTATGCCGGTTGAAGTCGTGTTGATGGACGGTAAAGGTAATCTGATCCTGACCGGTCAGCTTGGGGAAATCATGCAGGAGTCGGCGCAGGCTGCACTCTCGTTCGCCCGCGCCAATGCGACACGCCTCGGGATCGAGATTCGCCATTTCGATAAGATCGATGTGCATGTGCATGTACCCGAAGGTGCTACCCCCAAAGATGGGCCATCGGCAGGGATCACTATCGCGATCGCGCTCATCTCGGCACTCACCGGGCGCAAGGTACGGCACGATGTTGCCATGACCGGTGAAATTACCCTTCACGGGCGGATTTTGCCGATCGGTGGCGTCAAAGAGAAGGTATTGGGGGCGTATCGCGCCGGCATTCGCCAGATTATCTTACCCAAACGCAACGAGCACGATCTGGTTGAGATACCGCCAACGTTGCGCCGACAACTCACCATTCACCTCATTGAGCGCATCGAGCAAGCGATCGATCTTGTGCTGGGGCCACCACCACCCAAAGAACCACGTCGTGCCCCCCGTGTCATCCCCCGCCAAGCCGAAGACGAGTAG
- a CDS encoding DUF309 domain-containing protein, which yields MDRLTTEEAFQSGLRLFNEGEYWHAHEQWEICWRAVQGMDAEFYQALIQTAAALVKWQQGNLRGLQLNWAKARRRLVRLPPVYRGIDLATLAATMDHLLADPGGASAPVIHRGA from the coding sequence ATGGATCGGCTTACGACGGAAGAAGCTTTTCAGTCTGGTCTCCGTCTTTTCAACGAAGGTGAGTACTGGCACGCGCACGAGCAATGGGAGATTTGTTGGCGTGCAGTGCAGGGGATGGATGCCGAGTTTTACCAAGCGTTAATTCAGACGGCAGCGGCATTAGTGAAGTGGCAGCAGGGTAACCTGCGCGGTTTGCAGCTCAACTGGGCCAAGGCCCGGCGTCGCCTCGTGCGGTTACCACCGGTGTACCGTGGGATTGATTTGGCTACGTTGGCCGCAACGATGGATCACCTGTTAGCCGATCCGGGCGGTGCGTCGGCGCCGGTGATCCATCGGGGAGCGTAG
- a CDS encoding glycosyltransferase family 4 protein codes for MVIDIDASRATIEQRTGTERYSREVIAALDRLAPPQISLRLYINGGRERLPPLSSRVVIRDVRLPRLWTHLRLGPTSWLARPHVLFVPAHVVPLLHPPTVVTIHDVGYRVFPAAHTARRRLELELTTYWSVRAARHVLTISHATKRDLVAWYGVDPQRITVTHLGVSAGFAPPADPQAIAEVRMRYGIHRRPYVLYIGTVQPRKNLVRVIDALARTLTAGYDLDLVIAGKQGWLSEPIVRRAAELGITHHVHFTGYVADADLPALLAGAQAFVFPSLYEGFGMPVLEAMACGTPVITSTMSSLPEVAGDAALLVDPLDTDAIAWAIMRLCGDENLRTDLRWRGLARVRQFTWEECARRTLEVLTAV; via the coding sequence ATGGTGATCGATATTGACGCGAGCCGGGCAACCATCGAGCAACGCACCGGGACGGAACGTTATAGCCGGGAAGTGATTGCAGCTCTCGATCGGCTTGCGCCACCGCAGATCAGTTTGCGTCTTTATATCAACGGCGGGCGCGAGCGATTACCGCCGTTGAGTTCGCGGGTGGTGATCCGCGATGTGCGTTTGCCCCGTCTGTGGACGCATCTGCGTTTGGGGCCGACCAGTTGGCTAGCTCGACCGCACGTTCTCTTTGTGCCGGCCCATGTCGTGCCGTTGTTGCATCCGCCTACCGTCGTGACCATCCACGATGTGGGGTATCGGGTCTTTCCGGCAGCGCATACGGCGCGTCGGCGGCTCGAACTCGAACTAACGACGTACTGGAGTGTGCGTGCTGCGCGCCATGTATTGACCATTTCCCACGCGACGAAGCGCGATCTCGTTGCGTGGTATGGGGTCGATCCACAGCGGATAACGGTGACACATCTCGGTGTGAGTGCTGGATTTGCACCGCCGGCAGATCCGCAGGCTATTGCCGAGGTGCGCATGCGGTACGGTATACACCGGCGTCCGTATGTGTTGTATATCGGTACGGTGCAACCACGCAAAAATCTGGTGCGCGTGATTGATGCACTTGCCCGCACGCTTACCGCCGGCTACGATCTTGATCTGGTGATTGCCGGGAAGCAGGGCTGGCTAAGTGAGCCGATTGTGCGGCGCGCCGCCGAATTGGGGATTACGCATCACGTGCATTTTACCGGTTATGTGGCAGATGCCGATCTGCCGGCACTGTTGGCAGGGGCGCAGGCATTTGTGTTTCCCTCGCTGTACGAAGGGTTTGGCATGCCGGTGCTTGAGGCAATGGCGTGTGGCACGCCGGTGATTACCAGTACGATGTCGTCGTTGCCTGAGGTGGCCGGTGATGCGGCGTTACTCGTTGATCCATTGGACACCGACGCGATTGCGTGGGCGATCATGCGTTTGTGCGGTGATGAGAACCTGCGAACCGATTTGCGATGGCGGGGCTTAGCACGGGTACGCCAATTTACATGGGAGGAGTGCGCTCGGCGGACGCTCGAGGTGTTGACGGCGGTATGA
- a CDS encoding CehA/McbA family metallohydrolase — protein sequence MNYPFIYPGAIHMHTTYSDGSATFPHLIAAAREAGLRWVIVTDHDTLEGLPFAGWHDDVLVIVGHEITPDHNHFLALNVDSVISNELPPQQFIDEVYQRGGFGIIAHPDERVRNSFKDIYRWDDWTIDGPTQREGRVVGLELWNLMSDWGEHLTDRNKLALVLNPRLGFSGPTLATLAWWDRLNMVGRRTFGIGGVDAHGFKRRAPWGEIEVFPYPWIFRTLTNYILLPEPFSPDATVATNQVYAALTAGRCYFVNRLDGDAPSIIFRLSRPGQVAEMGDTISLADGPLLVEIDVGADAYTRLIVNGEVMTSGIRRIRQTITDDGVYRVEAYWGGKPWLFTNPIFVTAAESAR from the coding sequence ATGAATTACCCCTTCATCTATCCCGGCGCCATTCACATGCATACCACCTATTCAGACGGCTCGGCCACGTTTCCCCACCTGATCGCCGCAGCCCGTGAGGCTGGTCTGCGATGGGTGATCGTCACCGACCACGACACACTTGAGGGACTACCGTTCGCCGGCTGGCACGACGATGTGTTGGTCATCGTCGGTCACGAAATCACTCCCGACCACAACCACTTCCTCGCTCTCAACGTCGATTCTGTGATCAGCAACGAGCTGCCACCTCAGCAGTTTATCGATGAGGTTTATCAGCGGGGTGGATTTGGCATCATTGCCCATCCCGACGAACGGGTACGAAATTCCTTCAAAGACATCTATCGCTGGGACGATTGGACCATCGACGGGCCAACCCAACGCGAGGGGCGCGTGGTTGGGCTTGAGTTATGGAATCTGATGAGTGACTGGGGCGAACACCTGACCGATCGCAACAAACTGGCGCTCGTGCTCAACCCACGTCTCGGCTTCAGCGGGCCAACCCTTGCTACGCTTGCATGGTGGGATCGGTTGAACATGGTTGGCCGACGCACCTTTGGCATAGGTGGCGTTGATGCACACGGCTTTAAGCGCCGTGCGCCGTGGGGTGAAATTGAAGTCTTTCCCTACCCGTGGATCTTCCGTACCCTTACCAACTACATCCTGTTGCCCGAACCGTTTAGCCCTGATGCTACCGTTGCGACCAACCAAGTCTACGCCGCCCTTACGGCCGGTCGTTGCTATTTTGTCAACCGGCTGGATGGTGATGCACCATCGATCATCTTTCGTCTCAGTCGACCCGGCCAAGTGGCCGAAATGGGCGATACCATTAGCCTTGCTGATGGGCCATTGCTGGTTGAGATTGATGTTGGCGCCGATGCCTATACCCGCCTCATCGTGAATGGCGAAGTCATGACCAGCGGTATTCGCCGCATCCGACAGACGATCACCGATGACGGCGTCTACCGCGTTGAGGCCTACTGGGGCGGCAAACCGTGGCTCTTTACCAACCCGATTTTCGTCACCGCTGCCGAATCAGCCCGATGA
- a CDS encoding metal-dependent transcriptional regulator yields the protein MTPVEDPNLPGRITPAIEDYLKAIYLLQQQVGAVTTTLLGEQRGSRPASVTGMIKKLAEMNLVQHTPYQGVVLTPAGERIALEVIRHHRLLELYLVEALGYSWDEVHEEAERLEHHISEKLEARIAERLGYPDFDPHGDPIPGIDGVLPVTHAIRLADVPLHQAARIVRVRDQAAERLRYLADLGLVPGAHVVVTASAPFDGPLMVQIGEADPIPLDRRLARTIEVITEDASSSG from the coding sequence TTGACGCCTGTCGAAGATCCTAACCTGCCCGGACGGATTACGCCGGCTATCGAAGATTATCTGAAAGCGATCTATCTGCTGCAACAGCAGGTCGGTGCGGTCACAACGACGTTGCTCGGTGAACAACGTGGTTCGCGGCCGGCATCCGTCACCGGGATGATCAAGAAGCTGGCCGAGATGAATCTGGTGCAGCATACACCGTATCAGGGGGTTGTGTTGACACCGGCCGGCGAACGGATTGCGTTGGAAGTGATCCGCCATCATCGCCTCCTCGAGCTGTATCTGGTCGAAGCGCTCGGTTATAGCTGGGACGAAGTTCATGAAGAGGCCGAGCGGCTTGAACACCACATTAGTGAGAAGCTCGAGGCGCGGATCGCCGAACGGCTGGGGTATCCCGATTTCGACCCGCACGGTGATCCTATACCGGGTATTGATGGAGTGCTGCCGGTAACCCATGCGATCAGGCTGGCCGATGTGCCGCTCCATCAGGCTGCCCGGATTGTGCGTGTCCGTGATCAGGCTGCCGAGCGGTTGCGCTATCTGGCCGATTTGGGGTTAGTCCCCGGTGCGCATGTGGTCGTTACCGCCAGTGCGCCGTTCGATGGCCCATTGATGGTGCAGATCGGTGAGGCCGACCCTATACCGCTCGACCGCCGTCTGGCGCGGACTATCGAGGTGATAACCGAAGATGCGTCGTCATCGGGCTGA
- a CDS encoding enoyl-CoA hydratase-related protein, with amino-acid sequence MSDETLVLSTIEGPVAILTLNRPQALNALSPALIDALIRHLEHCDNDDTIRVIIITGAGRAFAAGADIKAMADATPIDMLTTDMIARWARIAAVRKPVIAAVNGFALGGGCELAMMCDIILASETAQFGQPEINIGIIPGAGGTQRLTRAIGPYRAMEMVLTGATISAQEAYAYGLVNRVCPPDSLLDEARRLAQTIAAKPPLAVRLAKEAVRAAAETTVREGLAIELRNFYLLFASADQKEGMRAFIEKRTANFSGR; translated from the coding sequence ATGAGCGATGAAACGCTTGTGCTCAGCACTATCGAAGGCCCCGTTGCAATCCTTACGCTCAATCGACCACAAGCACTCAATGCCCTTAGCCCTGCCCTCATCGACGCACTCATCCGCCATCTTGAGCATTGCGATAACGACGATACGATCCGGGTGATCATTATCACCGGCGCCGGTCGCGCCTTTGCCGCCGGCGCCGACATCAAGGCGATGGCCGATGCGACGCCGATCGATATGCTTACAACCGATATGATTGCCCGCTGGGCGCGGATTGCGGCGGTGCGCAAACCCGTGATCGCAGCCGTGAACGGATTTGCCCTCGGTGGTGGCTGCGAGTTGGCTATGATGTGTGACATCATTCTTGCCAGTGAAACAGCCCAATTCGGTCAACCCGAAATCAACATCGGCATTATCCCCGGCGCCGGTGGCACCCAACGCCTGACCCGCGCAATTGGCCCATACCGTGCAATGGAGATGGTCTTAACCGGTGCTACCATCAGTGCCCAAGAAGCTTACGCCTACGGCCTGGTGAATCGGGTATGCCCACCCGATAGCCTGCTTGATGAAGCCCGCCGGTTGGCCCAGACCATTGCAGCCAAGCCGCCGCTCGCTGTGCGTTTAGCCAAGGAAGCCGTGCGCGCTGCGGCTGAAACGACCGTGCGTGAAGGGTTAGCCATTGAATTGCGTAACTTTTATCTGCTCTTTGCCAGTGCCGATCAGAAAGAGGGCATGCGAGCCTTTATCGAAAAGCGTACAGCCAACTTCAGTGGTCGCTAA
- a CDS encoding PAS domain S-box protein encodes MDLHERLRSLERENAILRQQLAILRAQFTASLAAHELPFDAVFHQLPVPMVLFAPDGLAVAMNRANEQLVATPIDQVVGRYNIYQDPAAQKRGFVAAFESARRGQVTTMPPTPYDTAEANIEGRTIDQQFWSETTYFPIYDHMHRLVLIGELNRDVTDWVRIREEEQRLAAELRDREQRFTALFDQLSLGIVVIEESGRILDCNRAVTSILGFERHELIGKLILYRTHPDDRTRDLELWEELLEGKRNSYTIEKRYLHKDGHIVYGRMTCSAVRDEHGKITFLVRIIEDISAQRNAEAAVETSRRLLQDIINQIPALIFVKDIEGRYLIVNERLARFSGYQPEAMIGKCDDELFAPALADYYRAFDREVILHRRPIQRDDDRWTADGLTSYTTIKFPLFDHEGTMYGIAGVSIDVTERRRMERERERIEQQLRETQRLESLGLMAGGIAHDFNNLLVGVLGNVSLALNEIPEDHTVYPLLTQIEQAALRATELTGQLLTYTGRHQLEMQRLDLKQVVEEMQTLLRSLLPRRIEIIVQSSPTPLPINGNVAQIRQILLNLAINGAEAISGTGKVTIITQPCELSADDMANMQIGSDQPPGHYAALIVQDTGHGMDEITKARIFDPFFSTKFTGRGLGLAAVNGIVRSHRAALTINTAPNQGTTFSVFFPISMTDTSAELPTPVKETTSITATTSNELPQRGVLIVDDEAEVRHVALRMLQRLGFTAYAAGSSEEAHQVMAQFGEQIILALIDLTMPDITGDVLATDVLQHYPHVHVILMSGFSQQELPANLRNSGRASFLAKPFTIAALSAAIRNALSSYAV; translated from the coding sequence ATGGATTTGCACGAGCGATTGCGATCTCTGGAACGCGAAAATGCGATCCTTCGTCAACAACTCGCCATCCTCCGCGCCCAGTTCACTGCCAGTTTGGCCGCCCACGAATTACCCTTCGATGCAGTGTTCCACCAGTTACCGGTGCCAATGGTGCTCTTCGCCCCCGACGGCTTAGCCGTAGCGATGAACCGGGCTAACGAGCAACTGGTGGCAACGCCGATCGATCAAGTGGTTGGGCGCTACAATATCTATCAAGACCCGGCAGCCCAAAAGCGGGGTTTCGTCGCCGCATTTGAATCGGCTCGACGTGGACAGGTCACCACAATGCCGCCTACACCTTACGATACTGCCGAAGCGAACATCGAAGGCCGGACGATCGATCAACAATTTTGGTCAGAAACAACCTATTTTCCGATCTACGATCACATGCATCGGCTCGTGTTGATCGGCGAGCTTAACCGTGATGTAACCGATTGGGTCCGTATCCGGGAAGAAGAGCAGCGCCTTGCCGCCGAATTACGCGATCGCGAGCAACGCTTTACCGCTTTGTTCGATCAACTGAGCCTTGGCATCGTCGTGATTGAAGAGAGTGGACGCATCCTCGATTGTAACCGCGCCGTCACGAGCATTTTAGGGTTTGAACGCCACGAACTGATCGGCAAACTAATTTTGTATCGCACCCACCCCGATGATCGTACCCGCGATCTCGAGCTGTGGGAGGAATTGCTGGAAGGCAAACGCAATAGCTACACGATTGAAAAGCGATATCTTCATAAAGATGGTCATATCGTGTACGGGCGTATGACATGCTCGGCAGTGCGCGATGAGCACGGGAAGATCACCTTTTTGGTTCGGATTATCGAGGATATTTCAGCTCAACGCAACGCCGAAGCAGCGGTTGAAACGAGCCGACGACTCCTCCAAGACATTATTAATCAGATTCCGGCCCTTATCTTCGTCAAAGATATTGAAGGGAGGTATCTGATCGTCAACGAGCGGCTGGCTCGCTTCTCCGGTTATCAACCAGAAGCCATGATCGGGAAATGCGACGACGAACTGTTTGCACCGGCATTAGCCGATTACTACCGCGCATTTGATCGCGAAGTCATCCTCCACCGCCGCCCTATCCAGCGCGATGATGATCGGTGGACGGCTGACGGGTTGACATCATACACCACCATTAAATTCCCCCTCTTCGATCACGAAGGCACCATGTACGGTATCGCCGGTGTGTCGATTGATGTCACCGAACGGCGCCGGATGGAACGAGAACGTGAACGGATCGAGCAGCAGTTACGCGAGACGCAACGTCTCGAAAGCCTTGGTCTGATGGCCGGTGGTATAGCCCACGATTTTAATAATCTGCTCGTCGGTGTCTTAGGCAACGTGTCGCTGGCACTTAACGAGATACCTGAAGATCACACTGTTTATCCCCTACTGACCCAGATCGAGCAAGCTGCGCTGCGCGCGACCGAACTCACCGGTCAATTACTCACCTATACCGGACGACATCAATTAGAAATGCAACGTCTCGATCTGAAACAGGTTGTTGAAGAGATGCAGACACTACTACGTAGCTTATTACCACGCCGGATCGAGATAATCGTGCAATCATCACCGACTCCCCTCCCAATCAACGGCAATGTCGCCCAGATCCGACAGATATTACTGAACCTTGCCATTAACGGTGCTGAAGCTATTAGTGGGACCGGTAAGGTCACAATTATTACGCAACCGTGCGAGCTGAGCGCCGATGATATGGCGAACATGCAGATCGGGTCCGATCAACCACCCGGCCACTACGCAGCGTTAATCGTCCAAGATACCGGCCACGGGATGGACGAGATAACCAAAGCCCGCATCTTCGATCCCTTTTTCAGTACTAAGTTTACCGGACGTGGCCTGGGCTTAGCGGCGGTCAACGGTATCGTTCGATCCCATCGTGCTGCCCTTACCATCAATACGGCGCCCAACCAGGGTACGACGTTTAGCGTCTTTTTTCCTATCTCGATGACCGACACTTCGGCAGAGCTGCCGACTCCTGTCAAGGAAACTACGTCGATCACGGCAACTACATCGAACGAACTTCCACAACGCGGAGTGTTGATCGTTGATGATGAAGCTGAGGTTCGTCACGTAGCACTCCGTATGTTGCAACGGCTTGGCTTTACTGCATACGCGGCGGGGAGCAGCGAAGAAGCACATCAGGTGATGGCGCAGTTCGGTGAACAGATTATCCTTGCCCTGATCGATTTGACAATGCCGGACATCACCGGTGATGTGCTCGCTACCGATGTGCTCCAACACTATCCCCACGTGCATGTGATCTTGATGAGTGGTTTTTCACAGCAAGAATTACCTGCGAATCTACGGAATAGCGGAAGAGCTTCTTTTTTGGCAAAACCATTTACCATTGCAGCACTATCAGCGGCAATTCGTAACGCATTATCATCATATGCGGTATAA
- a CDS encoding MFS transporter, translated as MASVAVPETDTRRAIMTVLFVGVFMSALDSAIIGPIVPALRAAFAIDNTQVVLVSIIFTLCSLSSTTLMASLSDRYGRRHVYLLNVFGFAIGSLVIALSHDLMTVLIGRALQGICAGGITPTASAVIGDVLPPVERAKALGLIGATSGMAFLIGPVLASLILAFADWQWIFLLNLPVAAAVIVLGWRALPRTNPHQPELHDTFDWPGLLLLITILVSLTLGINQLLDRFLGMTIWPWLFGLVALLTPVLARREQRTPAPLLPPRLFTNRQLQFVYLLATGSGIAMASIIFITSVAVNFGVPISQAGFFLLPLVFLASVTSIIGGRMLPKIGGRAAMLIGYGQLTVGNLMLGWPSAPFWLFVIATIVVGSGLGIVVGGTLRALVLEEVAPGDRGVAQSVINISISIGTLISVAVMASIADTINLSAAYLACAAVMALMTVISLGLRRQYRT; from the coding sequence ATGGCTTCGGTGGCTGTGCCCGAAACTGATACCCGTCGTGCCATTATGACCGTGCTTTTTGTCGGCGTCTTTATGTCGGCACTCGATTCGGCCATCATTGGCCCGATCGTACCAGCCTTGCGAGCTGCATTTGCGATTGACAATACGCAAGTGGTGCTTGTCTCGATTATCTTCACGCTCTGCTCGCTCAGTAGCACAACTCTCATGGCTAGCCTTAGTGATCGGTATGGTCGCCGGCATGTCTATCTCCTCAACGTGTTTGGCTTTGCCATCGGTTCACTGGTGATCGCGCTGTCACATGATCTGATGACCGTCTTGATTGGTCGTGCGCTGCAAGGGATATGTGCCGGTGGCATTACCCCTACTGCTAGTGCCGTCATCGGCGATGTGTTACCTCCGGTTGAGCGGGCAAAGGCGCTTGGCCTGATCGGCGCAACGTCGGGCATGGCTTTTCTGATCGGTCCGGTTTTGGCGTCTCTCATTCTCGCGTTTGCCGACTGGCAGTGGATTTTCTTGCTCAATTTACCGGTAGCGGCGGCAGTGATCGTGCTGGGTTGGCGTGCATTGCCACGCACGAATCCTCACCAACCAGAGCTGCACGATACGTTTGATTGGCCGGGATTGCTGCTCCTCATCACGATCTTGGTTAGCCTGACCCTTGGTATTAATCAATTGCTCGACCGCTTCCTGGGTATGACGATCTGGCCGTGGCTATTTGGGCTGGTGGCTTTGCTCACACCGGTGCTTGCGCGGCGTGAACAACGAACGCCGGCGCCATTGCTACCACCACGCCTGTTTACCAATCGTCAGTTGCAGTTCGTCTACCTCTTGGCAACCGGGTCGGGAATTGCAATGGCCAGCATTATCTTCATTACCTCAGTCGCCGTGAACTTCGGGGTACCGATTAGCCAAGCCGGTTTCTTCCTCTTACCGCTCGTCTTTCTTGCTTCGGTTACATCAATCATCGGTGGGCGAATGCTCCCGAAGATCGGTGGTCGGGCCGCGATGCTGATCGGGTATGGGCAACTAACGGTGGGTAATCTGATGCTAGGCTGGCCGAGCGCACCGTTCTGGCTCTTCGTGATCGCGACGATTGTCGTCGGTAGCGGCTTGGGTATTGTCGTTGGCGGAACACTACGGGCATTGGTACTTGAAGAGGTCGCTCCCGGTGATCGCGGTGTCGCCCAGAGCGTGATCAATATTTCGATTAGTATCGGCACCCTGATCTCGGTAGCAGTGATGGCCAGCATTGCCGACACTATTAATCTGTCGGCCGCATATCTGGCTTGTGCTGCGGTAATGGCTTTAATGACGGTGATTAGTCTTGGTTTACGCCGCCAGTACCGGACGTAA